A single region of the Triticum dicoccoides isolate Atlit2015 ecotype Zavitan chromosome 2B, WEW_v2.0, whole genome shotgun sequence genome encodes:
- the LOC119363266 gene encoding remorin 4.1-like translates to MLSGQTAVSGSSSSSIIIVSRGVEQGSGSGEQNQWRPIEEEEVEPEFRDIHALSPPRALSLYRRSRPGSRDSWGSAAGAGGSRHTSIRSVGSDTAPSELFPTMSREFSAMVAAAASANASSSAAAGHRESVDRVANEDALERIGEEELEETNPLAIVPDSNPIPSPRRGLSPRPVAGGEVAVPGAGQGDEVSVGQVKKDEVETKIAAWQIAEVAKVNNRFKREEVVINGWEGDQVEKASAWLNKYERKLEEKRAKAMEKAQNEVARARRKAEDRRASAEAKRGTKVARVLELANFMRAVGRAPTKRSFF, encoded by the exons ATGTTGAGTGGACAAACGGCGgttagtggcagcagcagcagcagcatcatcatcgtcagccgCGGCGTCGAGCAGGGGAGCGGGAGCGGGGAGCAGAACCAGTGGCGGCCgatcgaggaggaagaggtggagccaGAGTTCAGGGACATCCACGCGCTGAGCCCGCCCCGCGCGCTGAGCCTGTACCGCCGGAGCCGGCCGGGCAGCAGGGACTCTTGGGGGTCTGCGGCGGGTGCAGGGGGGAGCAGACACACGTCGATCCGCTCCGTCGGGAGCGACACCGCCCCCAGCGAGCTCTTCCCTACTATGAGCAGAGAGTTCTCGGCCATGGTCGCCGCAGCAGCCAGCGCTAACGCctcgtcctccgccgcagcgggtcACAGGGAGAGCGTGGACCGCGTGGCGAACGAGGACGCGCTGGAGAGGATCGGCGAGGAGGAGCTGGAGGAGACGAACCCGCTCGCCATCGTGCCGGACAGCAACCCCATCCCGTCGCCGCGCCGGGGCCTGTCGCCGCGCccggtggccggcggcgaggtggcggtgcCTGGTGCCGGACAGGGCGACGAGGTGTCGGTGGGGCAGGTGAAGAAGGACGAGGTGGAGACCAAGATCGCGGCGTGGCAGATCGCGGAGGTCGCCAAGGTCAACAACCGCTTCAAGCGCGAGGAGGTCGTCATCAACGGGTGGGAGGGCGACCAGGTCGAGAAGGCCAGCGCATGGCTCAACAAGTACGAG aggaagctggaggagaagCGGGCCAAGGCGATGGAGAAGGCGCAGAACGAGGTGGCCAGGGCCCGGCGGAAGGCGGAGGACAGGCGCGCGTCGGCGGAGGCCAAGAGGGGCACCAAGGTGGCGCGCGTGCTGGAGCTCGCCAACTTCATGAGGGCCGTCGGCAGGGCGCCCACCAAGCGCTCCTTCTTCTGA
- the LOC119363267 gene encoding uncharacterized protein LOC119363267, with protein MGTPGSGSGSGGEPGRPWTATSTWAPAGGAAVEDAVSFETTADDAETSPAAVVLARPPSDGSEDPTPCEITIGFTGKYEIHRVYVRSTARTYEIYCSTDLKDASKDYLCTVRCGIAAQEPQPPGEECVSQASSNAATSEKHEQEAKSVTSSSDEDSWVEVKIPESPLGNYTPESQAERNAIGICQKNTLAHYEATAEITDANPCVSLTVRLLSLQSKTSVHIEEIYIFADLVESSSDDSVAGPGNMGGSSLLAMLVPGLMQISKSRDCKIDDKYFAEGLKAQLSEGCVLKDSIPCGNIAKEAGLYGTNDCKFNPAGVQSRLPPAQSGTICDDDGNQHEFPLNDPKPLPLPVKTTENAQVTLAKDKTVSNLYPEAGPIMNENVTPHNHIERMLDTLISKVEKVELCCSRFEDKMMRPLSSIEARLQRLEQQFDSFSVEIQSLRSSSARMSAPNAFSDTINSQQKEHNGGNSGTSASVMNNRQPGLVMRAPEFSSEDYSNCDVADENTVNLHGPNVVPRVLKAPDFICEPGFTCEKLNGGPLPFERERKTSPGLVIKVPEFLNDEEDEAEEDKQAEADIVDDGRTNSDDTLSKSTDNSFKGKTPVSVDGALASALEAFLTSTKGTSPSKSVACTASNVSCGNTDDSSSSFPSHGHLHDTSTKDDFHGIFGDTKKISTSISFQEVDVAPLISVSKANLVSSVEVNGQNIDMNPDKKTFASTELLVVPSQSLTGSIDDYTQVNGQNNGPSSDMIPLVTSTEPVDDPSQLATHSGSVDGRTQAKPPTIFQCVGETAQVDESRPSLPLAEFLVARNAFRNGTSEVCCGNDDAAIQSFQRTLTGAHQNLEGGDSKASQQNPIFQLSLLKKAFEVDEGDGNFCDDISIETTFEPSSHAAPANGANRHSTNAMETLSDEDGVLENTKGSIMLSGGHSTNAMETLSDEDGVLENTKDNTRLSGGMDSVFCGSLYSGPSESFRKPEVEHSLSDLSSTEPSDGDSSREATSSGNAATGNHVEDLFAGNGAGPDVSPTVGSQENDILGMAFVPKRTSTSSPSLEVLLAESSDSESQISAVEESDSDAAGLGSDHLFTTFPSSDDDAFAMDGPLFDVVDEPAPSEVNACASSKPLLDVVDLTNPSETYTPSVNGPFPDVVDLPEPSSLYASAADELFASVDNLPKTSETFVGGSSGEHPDSLI; from the exons ATGGGGACACCGGGATCgggatcgggatcgggaggcgAGCCGGGGAGGCCATGGACGGCGACTAGCACCTGGGCCCCAGCCGGAGGCGCGGCAGTCGAGGACGCCGTGTCGTTCGAGACGACCGCAGACGACGCCGAAACTTCCCCCGCGGCCGTCGTCCTCGCCCGCCCTCCGTCCGACGGCAGCGAGGATCCAACTCCCTGCGAAATTACGA TTGGTTTCACAGGAAAGTATGAGATTCATAGAGTGTATGTGCGAAGCACAGCTCGAACTTATGAAATATACTGTTCAACTGACCTGAAGGATGCAAGTAAAGATTATCTATGCACTGTACGCTGTGGAATTGCTGCTCAAGAACCGCAGCCTCCTGGTGAAGAATGTGTATCTCAGGCGAGTAGCAATGCTGCAACCAGTGAAAAGCATGAACAAGAGGCCAAAAGTGTTACAAGTAGTAGCGATGAAGATAGCTGGGTTGAAGTCAAAATTCCTGAGTCTCCTCTTGGAAATTACACTCCAGAATCTCAAGCAGAAAGGAATGCGATAGGAATCTGCCAGAAAAATACTCTG GCTCACTACGAAGCAACTGCCGAGATAACTGATGCAAACCCATGTGTATCTCTTACTGTCCGTCTTCTTTCACTTCAGTCAAAGACATCAGTGCATATTGAAGAGATCTACATATTTGCTGATCTTGTTGAATCCAGCAGTGATGATTCAGTAGCAGGTCCTGGAAACATGGGAGGTAGTTCTTTGTTGGCTATGCTTGTTCCTGGCCTTATGCAAATTTCCAAATCTAGGGACTGCAAAATAGATGACAAATATTTTGCTGAAGGCTTGAAAGCCCAACTTTCTGAAGGCTGCGTGTTGAAAGATAGCATCCCATGTGGAAACATAGCGAAAGAAGCAGGGCTGTATGGTACAAATGATTGCAAATTTAATCCAGCTGGAGTGCAGAGCAGACTACCACCTGCGCAGAGTGGTACGATATGTGATGATGATGGCAACCAACATGAGTTCCCATTAAATGATCCCAAGCCTCTTCCATTGCCTGTAAAAACAACAGAAAATGCACAAGTGACATTGGCGAAGGATAAGACAGTATCAAATCTGTACCCGGAGGCTGGTCCTATTATGAATGAAAATGTTACTCCACACAATCACATTGAGAGAATGCTGGATACTCTGATCTCTAAGGTGGAGAAGGTGGAGTTATGTTGCTCTAGGTTTGAGGACAAAATGATGAGGCCCCTCAGTAGCATTGAGGCAAGGCTTCAGCGACTGGAGCAGCAGTTTGATTCATTCTCTGTGGAGATTCAGTCTCTACGAAGTTCTTCTGCAAGAATGTCAGCACCAAATGCTTTTTCTGATACAATTAACTCGCAGCAAAAGGAACATAATGGTGGGAATTCTGGAACTTCTGCCTCTGTGATGAACAACAGGCAGCCAGGCTTGGTTATGAGGGCACCGGAATTTTCTTCAGAAGATTACTCTAATTGTGATGTGGCTGATGAGAATACAGTTAATTTACATGGACCTAATGTTGTGCCAAGGGTCCTTAAGGCTCCTGATTTCATCTGTGAACCTGGGTTTACATGTGAGAAGCTTAATGGTGGGCCTTTACCTTTTGAGAGAGAACGCAAGACTTCCCCAGGTCTAGTTATCAAGGTTCCTGAATTCCTAAATGATGAAGAGGATGAAGCGGAGGAAGATAAACAAGCAGAAGCTGACATTGTTGATGATGGTCGTACAAATTCTGATGATACTCTGAGCAAAAGCACTGACAACAGCTTCAAAGGCAAAACTCCTGTATCTGTCGATGGCGCATTAGCGTCTGCCTTGGAGGCTTTTCTCACTTCCACCAAAGGAACATCACCTTCAAAGTCTGTTGCTTGCACTGCCAGTAATGTAAGTTGTGGAAATACTGATGATTCCTCTAGTTCCTTCCCTTCTCATGGACATCTTCATGACACATCCACTAAAGATGACTTTCATGGCATCTTTGGTGACACAAAGAAGATTAGTACCTCGATATCTTTTCAGGAGGTTGATGTGGCTCCACTCATTTCTGTATCTAAGGCAAACTTGGTTAGCAGTGTTGAGGTAAATGGACAGAATATTGATATGAATCCGGACAAGAAGACATTTGCTAGCACTGAACTGTTGGTTGTTCCTTCACAGTCTCTTACAGGATCTATAGATGATTACACTCAGGTAAATGGACAGAACAATGGTCCTAGTTCGGACATGATTCCGCTTGTCACAAGCACTGAACCTGTGGATGATCCTTCTCAGCTTGCTACACACTCCGGGTCTGTTGATGGCAGAACTCAGGCAAAACCTCCTACCATATTTCAATGTGTTGGTGAGACGGCTCAAGTGGATGAAAGCAGACCTTCCTTACCATTGGCAGAGTTTCTGGTGGCACGGAAtgcttttaggaatggtacttctgAGGTGTGCTGTGGTAATGATGACGCTGCAATTCAATCCTTCCAGAGAACATTGACAGGAGCACATCAGAACTTGGAAGGTGGTGACAGCAAAGCGAGCCAGCAGAACCCAATCTTCCAACTTTCGCTATTGAAGAAAGCTTTCGAGGTTGATGAGGGAGATGGAAATTTTTGTGATGACATATCCATCGAGACAACCTTTGAACCATCAAGCCATGCAGCTCCTGCAAATGGTGCTAACAGGCACAGTACGAATGCAATGGAAACCCTGTCAGATGAGGATGGAGTTCTGGAGAATACAAAGGGCAGCATTATGCTTTCTGGTGGGCACAGTACCAATGCAATGGAAACCCTGTCAGATGAGGATGGAGTTCTGGAGAATACAAAGGACAACACTAGGCTTTCTGGTGGGATGGACTCTGTATTCTGTGGCAGCTTGTACTCAGGCCCCAGCGAAAGCTTCAGAAAACCAGAGGTAGAACACTCCTTGTCAGATTTGAGTAGTACGGAACCATCTGATGGAGATTCTTCCAGAGAAGCCACCAGTTCAGGGAATGCCGCGACTGGAAATCATGTGGAAGATCTTTTTGCGGGTAATGGAGCTGGTCCTGATGTAAGCCCAACTGTGGGCTCACAGGAGAACGACATATTGGGCATGGCTTTCGTACCGAAGAGAACGAGTACAAGCAGCCCTTCTCTCGAAGTCTTGCTTGCTGAATCATCTGATTCTGAATCACAAATTTCTGCTGTGGAGGAGTCTGACAGTGATGCTGCTGGCCTTGGTTCGGATCATTTGTTCACTACATTCCCGTCTTCAGAtgatgatgcctttgccatggatggGCCTTTATTTGACGTGGTTGATGAGCCGGCACCGTCAGAGGTCAATGCTTGTGCCTCCAGCAAACCCTTACTTGATGTGGTTGATCTGACAAACCCTTCAGAGACATATACTCCTTCAGTGAACGGGCCTTTCCCTGATGTGGTTGATCTGCCAGAGCCTTCAAGCTTGTATGCTTCTGCGGCGGACGAGCTTTTTGCCAGTGTAGACAATCTGCCAAAAACTTCAGAGACATTTGTTGGAGGGAGCAGTGGAGAACATCCTGATAGCCTTATCTAG
- the LOC119363268 gene encoding uncharacterized protein LOC119363268 encodes MQLRFLPFAASAVAGRSFLAAIPRPVTERRTHLRCNAGNSSSSSEDEGGELSAAEEALRRLAELDAQLEGLKEPKMRPPPPPPPPDPFMDRDMIIQRGRPSDELPEMTPAYVTFSTLAIFILTIFTNVVFNVYIKPSVDGADRPVRIQRVPLADPSFQQPGNSSGSS; translated from the exons atgCAGCTCCGCTTCCTCCCGTTCGCCGCGAGCGCCGTGGCCGGAAGGAGCTTCCTCGCCGCTATTCCTCGGCCAGTGACGGAGAGAAGGACGCACCTACGCTGCAACGCGGGCaactcctcgtcgtcgtcggaggACGAGGGCGGCGAGCTTAGCGCGGCAGAAGAGGCGCTGCGGCGGCTGgcggagctcgacgcccagctggAGGGGCTGAAGGAGCCTAAGAtgaggccgccgccgccccctcctcccccgg ATCCTTTCATGGACCGCGATATGATAATACAGCGAGGGCGCCCAAGTGATGAGCTCCCAGAAATGACCCCGGCCTACGTGACGTTCTCGACTCTGGCAATTTTCATCCTGACCATCTTCACCAACGTGGTGTTCAACGTGTACATCAAGCCTTCCGTGGACGGCGCCGATCGGCCGGTAAGAATCCAGAGAGTGCCTCTGGCTGATCCTAGCTTCCAGCAGCCCGGCAATTCTAGTGGTAGCTCGTAG
- the LOC119363269 gene encoding polygalacturonase inhibitor 1-like — protein sequence MASTASFLPLLALLLVATAHCSPLPQLCPQADRQALFRVKQALGSPLTLKTWSPASADCCAWDHLTCNEAGRVNNVFIDGADDVRGQIPSALAGLTALMSLSLFRLPGLQGSIPACLTSLSKLEFLTVSHTNVSGSIPESLARLHSLDSVDLSNNKLTGSIPNSFADMPNLRSLDLRRNQLTGRIPASLVQGQFRSLVLSYNQLTGPIPRDDAQDEINTVDLSHNQLSGDASFLFSEGRPIGKVDLSYNNLEFDLSKLKFPKELTYLDLSHNRISGTVPRSLEALSTLQTLDLSYNNLCGPLPKLHGVMRHGCKPYEHNLCHRGAPLESSCHQL from the coding sequence ATGGCGTCGACCGCCTCCTTCCTTCCGCTGCTCGCGCTCCTGCTCGTGGCGACGGCGCATTGCTCGCCGCTGCCCCAGCTGTGCCCGCAGGCCGACCGGCAGGCGCTGTTCCGGGTGAAGCAGGCGCTGGGCAGCCCGTTGACGCTGAAGACGTGGTCGCCGGCGTCGGCGGACTGCTGCGCGTGGGACCACCTCACGTGCAACGAGGCCGGGCGCGTGAACAACGTCTTCATCGACGGCGCCGACGACGTGCGCGGCCAGATCCCGTCCGCGCTGGCGGGGCTGACGGCGCTCATGTCGCTCTCGCTCTTCCGCCTCCCGGGCCTCCAGGGCTCCATCCCGGCCTGCCTCACCTCCCTCTCCAAGCTCGAGTTCCTCACCGTCTCCCACACCAACGTGTCCGGCTCCATCCCGGAGTCCCTGGCGCGCCTCCACAGCCTCGACTCCGTGGACCTCTCCAACAACAAGCTCACGGGGTCCATCCCCAACTCCTTCGCCGACATGCCCAACCTCCGGTCGCTGGACCTCCGCCGGAACCAGCTCACCGGGCGCATCCCGGCCAGCCTCGTGCAGGGGCAGTtccggtcgctggtgctgtcctacAACCAGCTGACGGGCCCGATCCCGCGCGACGACGCGCAGGACGAGATCAACACGGTGGATCTGTCGCACAACCAGCTGAGCGGCGACGCTTCCTTCCTCTTCTCCGAGGGGCGGCCCATCGGCAAGGTGGACCTGTCCTACAACAACCTCGAGTTCGACCTGAGCAAGCTCAAGTTCCCCAAGGAGCTGACGTACCTGGACCTGAGCCACAACCGCATCAGTGGCACCGTGCCCAGGTCGCTGGAGGCGCTGTCCACGCTGCAGACGCTGGACCTCAGCTACAACAACCTCTGCGGGCCGCTCCCCAAGCTGCACGGCGTCATGCGGCACGGCTGCAAGCCCTACGAGCACAACCTGTGCCACCGCGGGGCGCCGCTCGAGAGCAGCTGCCACCAGCTCTGA